Genomic DNA from Shouchella patagoniensis:
TAACCATAGTCCGCCTGCCAATGCAGCAAATGATCAACAACTGATGCCAAAACAACAAAGACGGCGCATGCCGGCTAGTGGTGGTCAGCAAGGACGTGGGGCTACTTCAGGGCAAGTAAAAGCTGTGTTAGAGAGTGCAGATAAATCGTTTTTGCAAGAAACAACTAGCCAATGGGGCACGCTTATGGAAAAAATAAAGACTGCAAGTGTTCCGGCGCATGCGTGGCTAAGTGATTGTAAACCGGTAGCGGCATCCGAAACAAAGGTTTTGCTAGCGTTTCAAAATGATATGCATCGTGATATGATGGATACAAAGTTTCGTGAAGTTCTTAACCAAGTGTTACAACAAACATTTGGGGCTCGCGCTGATTTCGTTACGATCCTAAATAGTCAGTGGGAGAAAATTAAAGCTGAGTATGTGAAAGATAAACAAAGCGACCAATCGGTTGAAGGCAACCCATTAATTGATGAAGCAATTAAATTGGTTGGAGAAGACTTAATAGAAATTATTGATTCTTAAGGAGATGTTACAATGAAAAACATGGGAAACATGATGAAGCAGATGCAAAAAATGCAAAAACAAATGGCTAAAGCGCAAGAAGAATTGAAGGAAAAAACAGTAGAAGCAACTGTAGGCGGAGGTATGGTTACGGTTATTGCATCTGGTGACAAACGAATTTTAGAAGTGAATATTTCAGAAGATGTTGTTGACCCAGATGATGTTGAAATGCTTCAAGATTTGATTATTGCTGCAACAAATGAAGCATTAAAACAAGTAGATGAGTTAGTAGAACAAGATATGGGGAAATTCACGAAGGGTTTGAACATGCCAGGAATGTTCTAGGAGGCTAACAGATTGCAATATCCAAAACCGATTGCAAAGCTAATTGAAGGCTTTACCCGTCTTCCGGGGATCGGGCCAAAAACGGCGAGTCGTTTGGCTTTTCATGTATTAGATATGAAGGAAGATGACGTGCTGGATTTTGCCAAGGCGCTTGTCCATGCGAAAAGGGATTTAACTTATTGTTCCCAGTGTCATAATATTACCGATTCTGATCCATGCCAAATATGTAGTGATTCGCATCGCGACCAAACGATGATTTGTGTAATTCAAGAATCACGCGATTTGATTGCTATGGAGAAGATGCGGGAATACACAGGTCTATATCACGTCCTTCAAGGAGCGATATCGCCAATGGATGGAATTGGACCTGAAGACATAAAAGTGGCAGAACTAATTAAACGCTTGCAAACGAATGAAGAAGTCCAAGAAGTCATCATCGCGACAAATCCGACGATTGAAGGTGAAGCAACTGCGATGTATATGTCTCGCCTTATTAAGCCAACTGGTATTAAAGTGACGCGACTTGCACACGGTTTGCCTGTAGGTGGGGATTTAGAGTATGCAGATGAGGTCACTCTTTCCAAAGCAATTGAGGGTAGACGTGAATTATAAGGTGGCATCAGGATGTTAGGATTTAAAAAGAAGGTTATGCTTAGAAAGGAAGAAGACGAACGCCTTTATGTTCAATTGGAATCAATAAAAGAAACGCTTGATTACAAAAGAAATTTATTGGCTCATAGTGTTGATCCTTCCGAAGATGTTTTAGCTGAAGTGAAACGAGCAGAAGTATTATATTCTTTGCTTTTGCGTGAAGCGCGTGTGCGTCATGAGCGTAAGCCGAGAATGAGATAACAAAGTGAAGCTGTTACCCCCCTTTTAATAGGTGGGTAACAGCTTTTTTATACATATTTGGGGTAATATTAAGAAAAAATGATACCTAAAGGTGTGCTGGAATTGAGCGAGACTTTTTCTCTTAGATTAGCTAACTATCTTAGAGTTCGTTTCTCTTTCTTGTCGATTTCAATGTGGGAAGAAAATCGTGTTGAACAATGTATTCGATACATTTGAAAAGGTGAGCAATTGATTAAAACGCAACGACATGTTCACACATGGAGCTTAACAGAGGGGTGATTGACGACACCCATTCAAACATTAGGAATACAAATCAACCTATGCAAGCCCTTGCTCATATTGAAAAAGTAGAAGGACTTTCAGTCTTAGCAAGTGCGGAAGGTGTGGTGAAACTTCCATCTATCGGCAATATTGTTGTGGAACCCTGCTAAAGGAATAACAACCACCGTAGAGGTACTGTGGGAACAGATAATAGAATGTAAACAAAAGCATGGTATTGAAGGAATTACTTTTTTAGGGGGGAGAACTATTTGAACAAGCGAAGGGTTTAGCTGTTTTAGGAAAGCGGGCTCAAGACATAAGATAGAGTGTCATGGCGTTTAGTGGTTATTATAAAGAACAATTAGAGAGAGATAAACTGATGGTCCATTTGAAAAAGAACATCTGGATGAAAGTCGTCCGTGGCTTGGATCAAAGAATTAGCTCATTCATTTTTTTACATCACGTTATGAATCATTAAAAGAAAAACTCTATCTGGTTAAAGACCGGTTAGAAGTTTATATAAAAGCAGATGGGACAGTTGAAGCGAATGCAATGGGTGGTCCTAGTCCGAGGGACAGGATAGTTAAAGGTATATAATGGACTTGTTTTATTAAAGTCACTTCGTTTAAATAAATCTCGGAAGAATAGCTATTCTTCCCTTACATAAATAAATGTTCTATTTATAGCGTTTCTTCATATAGTAAGGGAAAGACGAGCTATTTACTGGGGTGATTGTGTTGGAACCTTGGCTTTTGTTAATGTTGTTAGGTGCTGTGGTGGTGATCTTGTTATTGGTAGGGGCATCAGTGAAGCCACTTAGATTGATTGGGCAAGTGGGAGTCCGATTAATTGTAGGTGCACTACTGTTGTTTTTGTTAAACTCATTTACGGTAATGACAGGTTTGTTTGTTCCTATTAATGGAGTGACTGCTTCAGTTGTTGCATTTCTAGGGTTGCCGGGCATGCTTTTGTTAGTAGCTGTGCAGCATTTTATTTTATAGTTAATATAGTAGATAGGAAATAGTGGCATGCCCTTCAGAAAATTGAAGGGTTTTTTTATATTAATCTATTGTTTTATGTTGGTGAGCGTGTTATATTAGTACCTGTCCCATTTTGAAAGCTTAATTGCTTCGAAAAAACAATTTCAAAAAAAGTGTTGACGGGATAACGGAAAACATGGTATATTAATTGAGTCGCCAAGAGAGAGCGGCGCAAACGAGTTCTTTGAAAACTGAACAAAAGCCAAGCGTAATAAAGAGATACAAGGTATCTCGTCAATGAAAGTCGTTGAATTGGTATTCAACGCGCTAGCAACATTTTGAGCAAGTCAAACACTTTAACGGAGAGTTTGATCCTGGCTCAGGACGAACGCTGGCGGCATGCCTAATACATGCAAGTCGAGCGGACGGAAGGGAGCTTGCTCCCGGAAGTCAGCGGCGGACGGGTGAGTAACACGTGGGCAACCTGCCCCTTAGACTGGGATAACTTCGGGAAACCGAAGCTAATACCGGATAACACTTTTTCCCTCCTGGGAGAAAGTTAAAAGATGGCCTTTGTGCTATCACTAGGGGATGGGCCCGCGGCGCATTAGCTAGTTGGTAAGGTAATGGCTTACCAAGGCGACGATGCGTAGCCGACCTGAGAGGGTGATCGGCCACACTGGGACTGAGACACGGCCCAGACTCCTACGGGAGGCAGCAGTAGGGAATCTTCCGCAATGGACGAAAGTCTGACGGAGCAATGCCGCGTGAGTGAGGAAGGCCTTCGGGTCGTAAAGCTCTGTTGTGAGGGAAGAACAAGTATCGGTTGAATAAGCCGGTACCTTGACGGTACCTCACCAGAAAGCCACGGCTAACTACGTGCCAGCAGCCGCGGTAATACGTAGGTGGCAAGCGTTGTCCGGAATTATTGGGCGTAAAGCGCGCGCAGGCGGCTTCTTAAGTCTGATGTGAAATCTCGGGGCTCAACCCCGAGCGGCCATTGGAAACTGGGAAGCTTGAGTGCAGAAGAGGAGAGTGGAATTCCACGTGTAGCGGTGAAATGCGTAGATATGTGGAGGAACACCAGTGGCGAAGGCGACTCTCTGGTCTGTAACTGACGCTGAGGCGCGAAAGCGTGGGGAGCAAACAGGATTAGATACCCTGGTAGTCCACGCCGTAAACGATGAGTGCTAGGTGTTAGGGGTTTCGATGCCCGTAGTGCCGAAGTAAACACATTAAGCACTCCGCCTGGGGAGTACGACCGCAAGGTTGAAACTCAAAGGAATTGACGGGGACCCGCACAAGCAGTGGAGCATGTGGTTTAATTCGAAGCAACGCGAAGAACCTTACCAGGTCTTGACATCCTTTGACCACTCTGGAGACAGAGCTTCCCCTTCGGGGGCAAAGTGACAGGTGGTGCATGGTTGTCGTCAGCTCGTGTCGTGAGATGTTGGGTTAAGTCCCGCAACGAGCGCAACCCTTGATCTTAGTTGCCAGCATTTAGTTGGGCACTCTAAGGTGACTGCCGGTGACAAACCGGAGGAAGGTGGGGACGACGTCAAATCATCATGCCCCTTATGACCTGGGCTACACACGTGCTACAATGGATGGTACAAAGGGTTGCGAAGCCGCGAGGTGAAGCCAATCCCATAAAGCCATTCTCAGTTCGGATTGTAGGCTGCAACTCGCCTACATGAAGCCGGAATTGCTAGTAATCGCGGATCAGCATGCCGCGGTGAATACGTTCCCGGGTCTTGTACACACCGCCCGTCACACCACGAGAGTTTGTAACACCCGAAGTCGGTGAGGTAACCTTTTGGAGCCAGCCGCCTAAGGTGGGACAAATGATTGGGGTGAAGTCGTAACAAGGTAGCCGTATCGGAAGGTGCGGCTGGATCACCTCCTTTCTATGGAGTATATTACTCTAGTCGACGAACAACTTCGGTTGTTTGGCGCTTTGGATCTTTTGTTCAGTTTTGAATGAACTCAAT
This window encodes:
- a CDS encoding YbaB/EbfC family nucleoid-associated protein — encoded protein: MKNMGNMMKQMQKMQKQMAKAQEELKEKTVEATVGGGMVTVIASGDKRILEVNISEDVVDPDDVEMLQDLIIAATNEALKQVDELVEQDMGKFTKGLNMPGMF
- the recR gene encoding recombination mediator RecR, producing MQYPKPIAKLIEGFTRLPGIGPKTASRLAFHVLDMKEDDVLDFAKALVHAKRDLTYCSQCHNITDSDPCQICSDSHRDQTMICVIQESRDLIAMEKMREYTGLYHVLQGAISPMDGIGPEDIKVAELIKRLQTNEEVQEVIIATNPTIEGEATAMYMSRLIKPTGIKVTRLAHGLPVGGDLEYADEVTLSKAIEGRREL
- a CDS encoding YaaL family protein, encoding MLGFKKKVMLRKEEDERLYVQLESIKETLDYKRNLLAHSVDPSEDVLAEVKRAEVLYSLLLREARVRHERKPRMR
- a CDS encoding pro-sigmaK processing inhibitor BofA family protein, which translates into the protein MLEPWLLLMLLGAVVVILLLVGASVKPLRLIGQVGVRLIVGALLLFLLNSFTVMTGLFVPINGVTASVVAFLGLPGMLLLVAVQHFIL